One window of the uncultured Paludibaculum sp. genome contains the following:
- a CDS encoding ANTAR domain-containing protein — protein MPELSEYTRSISTLEESILHEISRIANNAPAFTWAVERTQSLLRREAELQLLLVDLDSGSPLARQEVQDFLALPNQAKLLYTTSLIDKGQEIGRVVVGFADPALEPEAAHRIAEFVGQQLGSLLGRARLRSRRTALVQELERLRDRLDERKILARAEGIIASRHGLSSQQARAWLESQSRSSGKAASVLAEQLVLLHTRAVRLSA, from the coding sequence ATGCCCGAACTATCTGAATACACTCGTTCTATTTCCACTCTCGAAGAGTCCATCCTCCATGAAATCAGTCGTATAGCGAACAACGCACCCGCCTTCACCTGGGCCGTCGAAAGAACCCAGTCGCTCCTGCGCCGCGAGGCCGAACTGCAACTCCTGCTGGTCGACCTCGACTCCGGGTCGCCCTTGGCCCGTCAGGAAGTCCAGGACTTCCTCGCCCTGCCCAATCAAGCCAAACTGCTATACACCACTTCGCTGATAGACAAAGGCCAGGAGATTGGCCGCGTCGTGGTCGGGTTTGCTGACCCGGCCTTGGAGCCGGAAGCCGCCCACCGCATCGCTGAATTCGTCGGCCAGCAACTCGGCTCCCTGCTCGGCCGCGCCCGCCTCCGTTCTCGCCGCACCGCCCTGGTCCAGGAACTGGAACGGCTTCGCGATCGCCTGGACGAACGCAAGATCCTGGCGCGCGCGGAAGGCATCATCGCTAGCCGCCACGGGCTCAGCTCACAACAGGCACGGGCCTGGCTGGAATCACAGAGCCGTTCCAGCGGCAAGGCCGCCAGCGTCCTGGCCGAACAGTTGGTGCTCCTACACACTCGCGCGGTGCGCCTGAGCGCCTGA
- a CDS encoding PIG-L family deacetylase, with protein MTQLTRKEFVIGLASAAGLPAIGPPKVLLVFAHPDDESVVAATVYRLTHELGAIVDHVIITNGEGGYRYSKLAESLYGTSLSEEAVGRARLPEIRQKETRSAGKLLGVRKHFFLHQRDERFTLDSREALDRLWDTALVRNRLVALLEEERYQAVITLYPEPSTHGHHQAAAMLVLEAVAALPGAARPAVLGAVTSPAGPDPRADFVLDRHTPLAQNHELDYSIIVNWVIAEHKSQGLLQRDCNRFDREVFHLLNKERQAAAQAIFQRLDHGERQ; from the coding sequence ATGACCCAATTGACGCGCAAGGAGTTCGTAATCGGTCTGGCCAGCGCCGCTGGTCTTCCGGCCATCGGCCCGCCGAAGGTGCTGTTGGTGTTCGCACACCCGGATGACGAATCCGTCGTGGCAGCCACCGTCTACCGCCTGACCCACGAACTTGGGGCGATCGTCGATCACGTCATCATCACGAACGGCGAGGGCGGCTACCGCTACTCGAAGCTGGCGGAATCGCTCTACGGCACTTCCCTCTCCGAAGAGGCCGTCGGCCGCGCGCGCTTGCCCGAGATCCGCCAAAAAGAGACTCGCAGCGCCGGCAAGCTTCTCGGCGTCCGGAAACACTTCTTTCTGCACCAGCGCGATGAGCGCTTCACCCTCGATTCCCGCGAAGCGCTCGACCGCCTGTGGGATACAGCACTGGTGCGCAATCGCCTGGTGGCGCTGCTTGAGGAGGAACGCTACCAGGCGGTGATCACGCTCTACCCCGAACCATCTACACACGGTCATCACCAGGCAGCCGCCATGCTGGTGTTGGAAGCCGTCGCGGCGCTCCCGGGCGCCGCGCGGCCAGCGGTTCTCGGGGCCGTCACGTCCCCTGCCGGCCCCGATCCCCGCGCCGACTTTGTCCTCGACCGGCACACGCCGCTCGCCCAGAATCACGAACTCGACTACTCCATCATCGTGAACTGGGTGATCGCGGAGCACAAATCGCAAGGGCTGCTGCAGCGCGACTGCAACCGCTTTGACCGCGAGGTATTTCACCTCCTGAACAAAGAGCGCCAGGCGGCCGCCCAAGCCATCTTCCAACGACTCGACCACGGAGAACGCCAGTGA
- a CDS encoding carboxypeptidase-like regulatory domain-containing protein — MTHRLLLLLGALLSATFAQTGTSVLTGTSTDASGAPLPNVAITLTNTDSGARIATLTNESGNYRLGSLTPGNYKLEAELPGFDKYVRTQIPINVSQVLAVDFTLQLGQTSNTVTVQEDLPLTETQSSSTGQLVNQRMVAGLPMPNRAATSLAALAPGVVMIDSGQGAENYPVFSIAGGRARNQNFTLDGGNVTNAVGLTRPQQMTSLPMDAMQEFRVISNNYSAENGHSTGGIITLSTRSGTNAYHGSLFEFLRNNALDARNFFAAQRPPLRLNQFGGSLGGPIQKDKTHFFLTWEQTRQISSTIALQTVPTLAQRAGAFSTPIYDPATTVGRDRQPFTNNTIPDSRFDPVARNILAYYPLPNRAGSANGANNYAANSNSTLTRNIVVGRLDHQLRASDQLSARYYINDSYIANTGSFTDPVAAPDANWNDARIQSVLVSHTHIFRPTLVNELKVSYLQRKFIDDRFGAFDNLAARVGLTGVSAAAFPNFNLPGYASLSSNSMSRHQTPIRDTQILESVSWLRGTHAFKFGGEFRMGSNNEIRDRTSSGSFGITPLITGLPGVANTGNSLASFLLGEVNSVGIQASDPILSKAQYLSWFAQDDWRVTSNLTINYGFRWESELPRYVDNNAQNSFDTSAINPVSGTPGVVTFSGQNGVPRRAFRTDLNNFGPRLGVAWKAPHGFVLRGGGGVFYGPTVSNTIGDTASTGFSDAISLVVPQADLQSAIRLRDGVPVLARQPLNSSFGAVALGQKPNTSVGFFEQDRPTPISYQYNFNVQHELPGGTVVEAGYLANISHHLTANDLTLNQVAPQLMGAGDAQARRPFPQFSNVYWINPAIGNSTYHGGFLRTEKRFAKGFSFLAHYTFAKFLDDVASGNEYGDPQSYMDAYNRRLDKGLSGSDVTHRTVISALYEWRGWQLGSYVTLQSGAPFTVVSASNTTNAFPAGAVRPDLIGDPNAENRTVARWFNTAAFAAARPYSFGNSPRSGLRGPFQKTVDATLSRQFKLTEKFRTDLRGEFYNLLNTVNFDVPGHTLGAADFGTIQSSRPARTIQVGLRLSF, encoded by the coding sequence GTGACCCACCGACTCCTGCTCCTGCTCGGAGCACTTCTCAGCGCCACGTTTGCCCAAACCGGCACCAGCGTCCTCACGGGAACTTCCACCGACGCCAGCGGAGCTCCGCTGCCCAACGTCGCAATCACCTTAACCAACACGGACAGCGGAGCGCGCATCGCCACCCTGACAAACGAATCGGGCAACTACCGGCTCGGTTCGCTCACCCCCGGAAACTACAAACTGGAAGCCGAACTCCCCGGCTTTGATAAGTACGTCCGCACCCAGATTCCGATCAACGTCAGCCAGGTGCTGGCCGTGGACTTCACGCTCCAGTTGGGTCAGACCTCCAACACAGTCACCGTGCAGGAAGATCTGCCGTTGACGGAAACACAAAGCTCCAGCACAGGCCAGTTGGTGAACCAGCGCATGGTGGCCGGGCTCCCGATGCCAAACCGCGCGGCCACTTCGCTCGCCGCCCTGGCGCCGGGCGTTGTGATGATCGATTCCGGACAGGGCGCCGAAAACTACCCCGTGTTTTCCATCGCCGGAGGGCGCGCCCGCAACCAGAACTTCACCTTGGATGGAGGCAACGTCACCAACGCCGTCGGACTCACGCGGCCGCAGCAGATGACCTCTCTGCCCATGGACGCCATGCAGGAGTTCCGCGTGATCTCCAATAACTACTCGGCGGAAAACGGGCACTCCACCGGCGGCATCATTACACTTTCCACGCGTTCCGGCACGAACGCTTACCACGGCAGCCTGTTCGAATTCCTCCGCAACAACGCGCTGGACGCCCGCAACTTCTTTGCCGCCCAACGCCCCCCGCTGCGTCTGAACCAGTTCGGTGGCTCGTTGGGCGGCCCCATTCAGAAGGACAAAACCCACTTCTTTCTGACGTGGGAACAGACCCGCCAGATCTCGTCGACGATCGCGCTGCAGACCGTCCCGACCCTGGCCCAACGCGCTGGGGCGTTCAGCACACCCATCTACGATCCCGCGACGACGGTGGGCCGCGACCGCCAGCCGTTCACCAACAATACGATCCCCGACAGCCGCTTCGATCCCGTGGCCCGCAATATCCTGGCCTACTATCCCTTACCGAACCGTGCGGGTTCGGCCAATGGAGCCAACAACTACGCGGCCAACTCGAATTCGACGCTCACCCGCAACATCGTCGTGGGCCGGCTGGATCATCAACTGCGCGCCTCGGACCAGCTCTCGGCCCGCTACTACATCAACGACTCCTACATCGCCAACACCGGTTCGTTCACCGATCCCGTCGCCGCGCCCGATGCCAACTGGAACGACGCCCGCATCCAGAGCGTCCTCGTCAGCCACACGCACATCTTCCGGCCCACTCTCGTGAACGAGCTGAAAGTCTCCTATTTGCAGCGCAAGTTTATCGACGACCGCTTCGGCGCGTTCGATAATCTCGCAGCCAGGGTGGGTTTGACCGGTGTCAGCGCCGCCGCATTTCCGAACTTCAATCTGCCCGGCTACGCGTCGCTGTCTTCCAACTCGATGTCACGCCATCAGACGCCGATCCGCGATACGCAGATCCTGGAGTCCGTCTCCTGGCTGCGCGGCACCCATGCCTTCAAGTTTGGTGGCGAGTTCCGCATGGGCTCGAACAACGAGATTCGCGACCGTACGTCCTCGGGCAGTTTCGGCATCACCCCGCTCATCACGGGGTTGCCGGGCGTCGCAAATACGGGCAACTCACTGGCTTCGTTTCTCCTTGGCGAAGTGAACTCGGTGGGCATCCAGGCTTCGGACCCCATCCTATCGAAAGCCCAATACCTCTCCTGGTTTGCTCAGGATGACTGGCGCGTGACTTCCAACTTGACGATCAACTACGGTTTTCGCTGGGAGTCCGAACTGCCGCGTTATGTGGACAACAACGCGCAGAACTCGTTTGATACCAGCGCGATCAATCCGGTTTCAGGCACGCCCGGCGTGGTGACTTTTTCTGGACAGAACGGCGTGCCACGGCGTGCATTCCGGACGGACCTGAATAACTTCGGCCCGCGCCTCGGTGTCGCCTGGAAGGCGCCCCATGGCTTTGTTTTGCGCGGCGGCGGCGGTGTTTTCTATGGCCCGACAGTGAGCAACACCATCGGCGACACGGCCTCCACCGGGTTTTCGGATGCCATTTCGCTGGTGGTTCCGCAGGCTGATTTGCAGAGTGCGATCCGGCTGCGCGACGGGGTGCCGGTGTTGGCGCGGCAGCCTTTGAACTCCAGTTTCGGCGCCGTCGCCCTGGGCCAGAAACCGAACACTTCGGTCGGGTTCTTTGAACAGGATCGCCCGACGCCCATCAGCTATCAGTACAACTTCAACGTGCAGCACGAGTTACCGGGCGGCACCGTGGTGGAGGCGGGCTATCTGGCCAACATCTCGCACCACCTCACCGCCAATGATCTGACGCTCAACCAGGTCGCGCCGCAACTCATGGGCGCGGGCGACGCACAGGCTCGGCGGCCCTTCCCGCAGTTCAGCAACGTGTACTGGATCAACCCCGCGATTGGAAACTCGACGTATCACGGAGGATTCCTCCGGACCGAGAAGCGGTTCGCCAAGGGCTTTTCGTTCCTTGCACATTACACGTTTGCGAAGTTCCTGGACGACGTCGCATCGGGCAACGAATATGGCGATCCGCAGAGCTACATGGACGCCTACAACCGGCGTCTCGACAAGGGACTGAGCGGGTCGGATGTCACCCATCGAACGGTCATCAGCGCGCTCTATGAATGGCGCGGCTGGCAATTGGGTTCGTACGTCACATTACAGTCGGGCGCCCCGTTCACGGTGGTGAGTGCCTCGAACACGACGAATGCCTTCCCGGCTGGTGCTGTCCGGCCCGATCTCATCGGCGACCCGAACGCGGAGAATCGCACGGTGGCGCGCTGGTTCAACACGGCGGCTTTTGCGGCTGCACGACCGTATTCGTTCGGTAATTCGCCGCGTTCCGGACTCCGGGGGCCGTTCCAGAAAACGGTGGATGCAACGCTCTCGCGGCAGTTCAAATTGACTGAGAAATTCCGTACGGATCTGCGCGGCGAGTTCTACAACCTATTGAATACGGTAAACTTCGACGTGCCCGGGCATACTTTGGGCGCGGCCGATTTCGGGACGATTCAGAGCTCGCGGCCAGCGCGGACCATTCAGGTAGGTCTGCGGCTTAGCTTCTAG
- a CDS encoding GGDEF domain-containing protein, whose amino-acid sequence MISIRKHISEAEERDRLCSELEVSYIAALDTVSESLIPVSEALVEHHRPRIRQLAAQLKGGITREAIRTARLALESELTTFWEKSCQLLGHQEKEVKKILQCLSQVASVVASQGRANSSRLTEFTKNLESIAQMNDLPEIRRRLTREVSELRQVAVDVGKGSEEAVEQLREELRTFRTKLHESEQLANTDPLTNLANRRAGEQKIQCLISDRRPFSLLLFDLDRFKSVNDRWGHQSGDAVLLEFARRLSAGVRGEDTICRWGGDEFLAILPECGLRKANERASQIRANFQREYGFRVDGMLVKLAIQASIGVAEWQNGESADSIFRRADEQLYQSKARRIAV is encoded by the coding sequence ATGATCTCTATCAGGAAGCACATCTCGGAAGCAGAAGAGCGGGACCGTCTTTGTTCAGAGTTGGAAGTCAGCTACATCGCTGCTCTGGATACGGTAAGCGAGTCGCTGATCCCTGTCTCCGAAGCCCTGGTGGAGCATCACCGTCCCCGCATCCGTCAGTTGGCCGCTCAACTGAAAGGGGGTATCACTCGGGAAGCCATCCGTACGGCCCGTCTCGCCCTGGAGAGTGAACTCACCACCTTCTGGGAAAAGTCCTGCCAGTTGCTGGGCCATCAGGAGAAGGAGGTCAAAAAGATCCTCCAATGCCTGTCCCAGGTGGCCTCGGTCGTCGCATCCCAGGGACGCGCGAACAGCAGCCGTTTGACGGAGTTCACCAAGAATCTGGAATCCATCGCGCAGATGAACGACCTGCCGGAGATCCGCAGACGGCTCACTCGCGAGGTGTCCGAGTTGCGCCAGGTCGCAGTGGACGTCGGCAAGGGTTCCGAGGAGGCCGTGGAGCAGTTGCGCGAGGAGTTGCGGACGTTCCGCACCAAGCTGCACGAGTCGGAACAACTGGCCAATACAGACCCGCTCACCAACCTCGCCAACCGCCGCGCCGGAGAACAGAAGATTCAGTGTCTCATCTCCGACCGCCGGCCGTTCTCACTACTCCTGTTCGACCTCGATCGCTTCAAGAGCGTGAATGATCGCTGGGGCCATCAGTCCGGCGATGCCGTTCTGCTGGAATTCGCGAGGCGCCTTTCAGCCGGCGTGCGGGGCGAGGACACCATCTGCCGCTGGGGCGGCGACGAGTTCCTGGCGATCCTTCCGGAATGCGGCCTGCGCAAGGCGAATGAACGCGCCAGTCAGATTCGCGCAAACTTCCAGAGGGAGTACGGCTTTCGGGTGGACGGCATGCTGGTCAAGCTGGCGATCCAGGCCTCCATCGGAGTGGCCGAATGGCAGAACGGCGAATCAGCCGACTCCATCTTCCGCCGTGCCGACGAGCAGCTCTACCAGTCGAAGGCCCGCCGCATCGCGGTTTGA
- a CDS encoding heparan-alpha-glucosaminide N-acetyltransferase domain-containing protein — MSTQTSERLTSLDAFRGATMALMVLVNNSGDGQHTYAPLEHAEWHGWTLTDTVFPSFLWIVGVAMTLAMAKRMAQGVPKLQLLRQAVQRTVILYGLGLLVYAFPHFDLSTQRLLGVLQRIALCYLIVTVIYLTCGVRGQIAWIVGLLSSYWLLMAYAPVPGFGSGRLDVEGNFAHYIDSIVLGRHNYASTRTWDPEGIVSTLPSIATALLGVMAGHLLRLKRDLAERTNWLFLCGNLLIVAGLICNVWLPINKKLWTSSFALFMAGLDFVVFAGFLWLVDAKGYKRWTRPFVILGMNAISIYMVSELFSETLSSIHVGAGSLRSVIYQSVFVPIASPYNASLLWAVSFTLLMFGVAYGMHRKGWFLRA; from the coding sequence ATGTCGACACAAACTTCGGAACGATTGACCTCGCTGGATGCCTTTCGCGGCGCCACCATGGCGTTGATGGTGCTGGTGAATAACTCCGGCGACGGCCAGCACACCTATGCTCCGCTGGAACATGCGGAATGGCACGGCTGGACGCTGACGGATACGGTGTTCCCCTCCTTTCTTTGGATCGTAGGCGTCGCGATGACGCTGGCGATGGCCAAACGGATGGCGCAGGGCGTGCCGAAGCTCCAGTTGCTGCGGCAGGCGGTGCAGCGCACCGTGATCCTCTATGGCCTGGGCCTGCTGGTCTACGCGTTTCCGCACTTCGATCTTTCGACGCAACGGCTGTTGGGGGTGCTGCAGAGGATCGCGCTCTGCTACCTCATCGTGACTGTCATCTACCTTACCTGTGGGGTGCGGGGGCAGATCGCGTGGATTGTCGGATTGCTGAGCTCCTACTGGCTGCTGATGGCGTATGCGCCGGTGCCTGGGTTTGGCAGCGGCCGGCTGGATGTGGAAGGCAACTTCGCCCACTACATCGACAGCATCGTCCTGGGCCGGCACAACTATGCGTCGACCAGGACCTGGGATCCCGAAGGGATTGTGAGTACGCTGCCGTCGATTGCCACGGCGCTCCTCGGAGTGATGGCCGGCCACCTGCTGCGGCTGAAGCGCGACCTGGCGGAGCGGACGAACTGGCTGTTTCTTTGCGGCAACCTTCTGATTGTGGCCGGACTGATCTGCAACGTCTGGCTGCCCATCAATAAAAAGCTGTGGACGAGTTCCTTTGCGCTGTTCATGGCGGGGCTGGACTTCGTGGTGTTTGCCGGGTTCCTGTGGCTGGTGGACGCGAAAGGCTATAAGCGCTGGACGCGGCCGTTTGTGATTCTGGGGATGAACGCGATCAGCATCTATATGGTGTCGGAGTTGTTTTCCGAGACGCTGAGCTCGATTCATGTGGGCGCAGGCTCGCTGCGGTCCGTGATCTACCAGAGCGTCTTCGTGCCCATTGCGTCGCCTTACAACGCGTCGCTGCTGTGGGCGGTGAGTTTCACGCTGCTGATGTTTGGCGTGGCGTATGGGATGCATCGCAAGGGGTGGTTCCTGCGGGCGTAG
- a CDS encoding GNAT family N-acetyltransferase: protein MSGFDSTNAALNEWLKKFAWTNQQSDSARTYVALDGNRVVGYYALTTGSVHKQESPHRVAKGLANHPIGVVLLARLAVDHSQQGKGLGKALLFDALSRIANAADIVGVRAVLVHAIDEAARRFYLHFGFEESPIDPYQLLLLLKDLRRAIDDAS, encoded by the coding sequence GTGAGCGGTTTTGACAGCACCAACGCAGCTCTAAACGAATGGCTAAAGAAATTCGCGTGGACCAACCAGCAATCGGACTCCGCCAGAACCTACGTAGCACTCGATGGCAATCGCGTGGTCGGTTACTACGCCCTGACGACAGGGTCGGTCCATAAGCAGGAGAGCCCCCACCGAGTCGCGAAAGGTCTGGCCAATCATCCAATCGGTGTCGTCCTGCTTGCCCGGTTGGCGGTCGATCACAGCCAACAAGGGAAAGGCCTCGGCAAGGCGCTCCTGTTCGATGCGCTCAGCCGCATCGCGAATGCCGCCGATATTGTTGGTGTACGCGCTGTGCTGGTTCACGCCATTGATGAAGCGGCACGCCGATTCTATCTGCACTTTGGCTTCGAGGAGTCGCCAATCGATCCGTATCAACTTCTGTTGCTCCTCAAGGATCTCCGGCGGGCAATCGACGACGCCTCGTGA
- a CDS encoding DUF1778 domain-containing protein has translation MALSTPDQRRDRRLQLRATASEEELFKVAAARQGLNLTDFILRSAREKAEQALADRTRFVLDDKQWTAFMAALDRPAQAKPRLRELFKERHVAKRRP, from the coding sequence ATGGCCCTCTCAACCCCGGACCAACGTCGCGATCGCCGCCTTCAACTCCGCGCCACGGCTTCGGAAGAAGAACTCTTCAAGGTCGCCGCGGCCCGCCAAGGCCTCAACCTCACGGATTTCATCCTGCGCAGTGCTCGCGAGAAAGCCGAGCAGGCGCTCGCCGACCGGACCCGCTTCGTTCTCGACGACAAGCAGTGGACGGCGTTTATGGCGGCGTTGGACCGCCCGGCCCAAGCCAAGCCGCGCCTGAGGGAACTGTTCAAAGAGCGGCATGTGGCCAAGCGCCGGCCATGA
- a CDS encoding ankyrin repeat domain-containing protein, translating into MPSGFLDSLGGAAGCLRLARAFYSRVGRDPVLKPLFPGKSLRCATEEFAAFLVQFLDGDEEETQHRWWLSLRESHARFRIGPAERSAWLTLMRATLDEAPLDEGTRTALRSFFLHSSAYLIGKDAAEPAHAELATRWGAQRALDDVVAALVAGEDEKVLAAAPALAARGSVFVGLAARMMQTGRTRLVRFVVEALERDPSLAERRFGGKSLLHFAAGAGCVAVVEALLRLGTDPDELDRGGHTALYCVANECGGEAGPAVVRMLVRAGADVRACGGVTRATALHMAARRGFVEMAWTLIECGADVRARDYKGVTALGRARNLRRTEVAALIVERGGVV; encoded by the coding sequence ATGCCATCGGGCTTTCTCGATTCTCTGGGTGGGGCCGCGGGCTGCCTTCGGTTGGCGAGGGCGTTCTACTCGCGCGTCGGACGTGATCCGGTGCTGAAGCCGCTGTTTCCGGGCAAGAGCTTGCGGTGCGCTACCGAGGAGTTTGCTGCGTTCCTTGTCCAGTTCCTTGATGGCGACGAAGAAGAGACTCAACACCGATGGTGGCTCAGCTTGCGAGAGTCGCATGCGCGGTTCCGGATTGGGCCCGCCGAACGGAGCGCGTGGCTCACGCTGATGAGGGCCACTCTCGACGAGGCTCCTCTCGACGAAGGGACGCGGACGGCGCTGCGGTCGTTCTTCCTGCATAGCTCGGCTTACCTCATTGGCAAAGACGCGGCGGAGCCGGCGCATGCGGAGCTCGCCACACGGTGGGGTGCGCAACGCGCCCTGGATGACGTCGTCGCCGCCTTGGTTGCCGGCGAGGATGAGAAGGTGCTGGCGGCGGCTCCGGCGTTGGCCGCGCGCGGGTCTGTGTTTGTTGGGCTGGCGGCTCGGATGATGCAGACCGGGCGGACGAGGTTGGTTCGCTTCGTAGTGGAGGCCTTGGAGCGCGACCCTTCCCTGGCCGAACGGCGGTTTGGCGGGAAGTCGCTGCTGCACTTCGCGGCCGGAGCGGGGTGTGTGGCTGTGGTCGAGGCGCTGCTGCGATTGGGGACGGATCCGGATGAGTTGGATCGCGGCGGGCATACGGCGCTGTATTGCGTGGCGAATGAGTGCGGAGGCGAGGCGGGTCCGGCGGTGGTGCGGATGCTGGTTCGAGCGGGGGCTGATGTGCGGGCCTGCGGCGGGGTGACGCGGGCGACCGCGCTGCATATGGCGGCTCGGCGGGGGTTCGTGGAGATGGCGTGGACGTTGATTGAGTGCGGGGCGGATGTAAGGGCTCGGGATTACAAGGGGGTTACGGCGTTGGGGCGGGCTCGGAATTTGCGGCGGACGGAGGTCGCGGCGTTGATCGTGGAACGGGGCGGCGTGGTGTAG
- a CDS encoding IS256 family transposase produces the protein MTRKKDTANRVDWKAVMAEDSDFMKALVQSVVQQVLDAEMEETLCAARSERTPMRTGYRSGSYVRGLVTRVGRIELRVPQDRQGRFRTEVFERYQRSEKALVGALAEMYVQGVSTRKVKAITEELCGHEFSASTISRINQTMDEELEKFATRPLEEDYPFLILDARYEKVREDGVIRSRAVQVAIGVNWDGRRCILAVELANRESASSWREFLVKLRQRGLRGVELVVSDDHAGLKRAIAEVVPEAAWQRCYVHFLRNALDHLPRKADDDCLTELRWIYDRRNLAEARQDLAAWLKKWESRYARLCQWVEEQIEETLTFYRLPQAHHKHLKSTNMLERLNEELKRRTLVVRIFPNAASCLRLVRALAVEIHEDWVEATRYLNMEELKEHKKQLLRDIQPAA, from the coding sequence ATGACCCGAAAGAAGGATACCGCGAACCGGGTGGACTGGAAAGCGGTGATGGCGGAAGACTCCGATTTCATGAAGGCGCTGGTGCAGAGCGTCGTGCAGCAGGTACTGGATGCCGAGATGGAGGAAACGCTCTGTGCGGCGCGGTCGGAGCGCACCCCGATGCGCACCGGCTATCGCAGCGGCTCCTATGTCCGTGGGCTGGTGACGCGGGTCGGCCGCATTGAGCTGCGCGTGCCGCAGGACCGGCAAGGGCGCTTCCGGACCGAGGTCTTTGAGCGCTATCAGCGCAGCGAAAAGGCGCTGGTCGGGGCGCTGGCCGAGATGTACGTGCAGGGCGTGTCGACGCGCAAGGTGAAGGCGATCACCGAGGAACTATGTGGGCATGAGTTTTCGGCCTCGACGATCAGCCGGATCAACCAGACGATGGACGAGGAACTGGAGAAGTTCGCGACGCGGCCGCTGGAGGAGGACTATCCGTTTCTGATCCTGGACGCGCGCTACGAAAAGGTGCGCGAGGACGGCGTGATCCGGAGCCGGGCGGTGCAGGTGGCGATCGGGGTGAACTGGGACGGGCGGCGCTGCATCCTGGCCGTGGAACTGGCCAACCGGGAGAGCGCGTCGAGCTGGCGCGAGTTTCTGGTGAAGCTGCGGCAGCGGGGGCTGCGCGGAGTGGAACTGGTTGTCAGCGACGATCACGCGGGCCTGAAGCGTGCGATTGCCGAGGTCGTGCCGGAGGCCGCCTGGCAACGGTGCTACGTGCACTTCCTGCGCAATGCGCTGGACCATCTGCCGCGCAAGGCCGACGACGATTGTCTGACCGAGTTGCGCTGGATCTACGACCGCCGCAACCTGGCCGAGGCGCGGCAGGATCTGGCGGCATGGCTGAAGAAGTGGGAATCGCGCTACGCCAGATTGTGCCAGTGGGTGGAGGAGCAGATCGAGGAGACGCTGACGTTTTACCGTCTGCCGCAGGCGCACCACAAGCATCTGAAGTCGACGAACATGCTGGAGCGACTGAACGAGGAGCTCAAACGCCGGACCCTGGTGGTGAGGATCTTCCCGAACGCGGCGAGCTGCCTGCGGCTGGTGCGAGCGCTGGCGGTGGAGATCCACGAGGACTGGGTGGAAGCGACGCGCTATCTGAACATGGAGGAGCTGAAAGAGCACAAGAAGCAGCTACTGCGCGATATACAGCCCGCCGCCTGA
- a CDS encoding DUF4097 family beta strand repeat-containing protein: MRVPMFWMTLAAVAAIAASPAMGEEWTKQWPVKGQAELRVDVDDGRVIIRGADTGQISARVVTTGWKIGPGEVVVTPRQEGSRVELDVRTPRFHNWIGTNNRSLRVELTVPRNVIANIRTGDGSILAEDLRGSIRLRTGDGSIDSSGLDGKLDAETGDGSIRTRGRFDLLMLRTGDGRIEADVLDGSKMTSGWDVNTGDGHVVVRLPEKFSADLDAHTGDGKVELEFPLETSRLDGGKDVHGKLNGGGPTLRIRTGDGPIRLARL; encoded by the coding sequence ATGCGTGTGCCCATGTTTTGGATGACTCTGGCGGCGGTGGCGGCGATAGCCGCGTCGCCCGCGATGGGCGAAGAATGGACGAAGCAGTGGCCCGTCAAAGGGCAGGCCGAGTTGCGGGTGGATGTCGACGACGGCCGGGTGATCATCCGTGGCGCCGATACGGGCCAGATTTCGGCTCGCGTGGTGACTACGGGGTGGAAGATCGGTCCGGGTGAGGTGGTGGTGACGCCGCGGCAGGAAGGGTCGCGGGTGGAGTTGGATGTGCGGACTCCGCGGTTCCACAACTGGATTGGCACGAACAACCGGTCGCTACGGGTGGAGCTGACCGTTCCGCGCAATGTGATTGCGAACATCCGGACGGGGGATGGGTCGATTCTGGCGGAAGACCTGCGAGGGTCGATCCGGCTGCGGACGGGCGACGGGAGTATTGACTCGTCGGGGCTGGATGGAAAGCTGGATGCCGAAACCGGAGACGGCAGCATCCGGACACGCGGACGGTTCGACCTGCTGATGCTGCGGACCGGCGACGGACGGATTGAGGCCGATGTGCTGGATGGGTCGAAGATGACCAGCGGTTGGGATGTGAATACGGGCGACGGGCACGTGGTGGTCCGGCTGCCGGAAAAGTTCTCGGCCGATCTGGATGCGCATACGGGCGACGGCAAGGTGGAACTCGAGTTTCCCCTGGAGACGTCGAGGCTGGATGGCGGCAAGGATGTGCACGGGAAGTTGAACGGCGGCGGGCCGACGCTGCGGATCCGGACGGGAGATGGGCCAATTCGGCTGGCGCGGTTGTAG